A stretch of Geobacter sp. DNA encodes these proteins:
- a CDS encoding cytidine deaminase: MTRPSWDEYFMEITHLVARRSTCLRRQVGAVLVKDKNILATGYNGAPSGIAHCLDVGCLREQLQVPSGERHELCRGLHAEQNAIIQAAKHGTSIEGSILYCTTMPCIICSKMIINAGIRRIVYQEGYADQLAAAMIAESGIAVEHFVPAPAGEAAP; this comes from the coding sequence ATGACCCGTCCCAGCTGGGATGAGTATTTCATGGAGATCACCCACCTGGTGGCCAGGCGCTCCACCTGCCTGCGGCGACAGGTGGGCGCAGTGCTGGTCAAAGACAAGAACATCCTTGCCACCGGCTACAACGGTGCCCCATCGGGCATTGCCCACTGTCTGGACGTAGGCTGCCTGCGCGAGCAGCTGCAGGTCCCTTCCGGCGAGCGCCACGAGCTCTGCCGCGGGCTGCATGCCGAGCAGAATGCCATCATCCAGGCAGCCAAGCACGGGACCTCCATCGAAGGGTCCATCCTCTACTGCACCACCATGCCCTGCATCATCTGCTCGAAGATGATCATCAATGCCGGGATTCGCCGGATCGTCTATCAGGAAGGGTATGCCGACCAGCTGGCAGCAGCGATGATCGCCGAAAGCGGCATTGCGGTGGAGCATTTCGTCCCGGCGCCTGCCGGGGAGGCTGCCCCATGA
- the nrdR gene encoding transcriptional repressor NrdR, which yields MKCPFCGFGDSKVVDSRPDKGGATIRRRRECESCSRRFTTHERVEEILPLVLKKDGRRESFDRQKPISGIQKACEKRPVSIEAIEQMVDRLEVRLQESGEREVPSALIGEWIMNELHGLDQVAYVRFASVYRSFKDINEFMAELQDLLKK from the coding sequence ATGAAATGCCCCTTCTGCGGTTTCGGCGACAGCAAGGTGGTCGACTCCCGGCCGGACAAGGGAGGGGCGACCATTCGCCGCCGGCGCGAGTGCGAATCGTGCAGCCGCCGCTTCACCACCCATGAGCGGGTGGAGGAGATCCTGCCGCTGGTCCTGAAAAAGGATGGCCGCCGCGAGAGTTTCGACCGCCAGAAGCCGATCTCCGGCATCCAGAAGGCGTGCGAGAAGCGGCCGGTCTCCATAGAGGCGATCGAACAGATGGTGGACCGCCTGGAGGTGCGTCTGCAGGAGAGCGGCGAACGGGAGGTGCCGAGCGCCTTGATCGGCGAATGGATCATGAACGAGCTGCACGGGCTGGACCAGGTGGCCTATGTCCGGTTTGCCTCGGTCTACCGGTCGTTCAAGGATATTAACGAGTTTATGGCAGAACTCCAGGACCTCCTCAAAAAGTAA
- a CDS encoding riboflavin synthase, giving the protein MFTGLIEDVGRVVRLERRGAAARLMVATGLPLAEIALGESVAVNGVCLTVVDRGEGALAFDVSPESLRAAGFAGLSAGKEVNLERALRLDQRLGGHLVSGHVDCVATVAERREVSGNIVFVFHLPPAYGRYLVAKGSVAIDGVSLTVNEVTADGFSVNVIPHTGSATTLQRLKPGDEVNIEVDILAKYVERLLGGKDTGRSGGLSLEALAQAGFL; this is encoded by the coding sequence ATGTTTACCGGACTGATCGAGGATGTGGGGAGGGTGGTGCGCCTGGAGCGACGCGGCGCTGCAGCCCGTCTGATGGTGGCTACCGGCCTGCCGCTGGCTGAGATCGCCCTGGGCGAATCGGTGGCGGTCAACGGCGTCTGCCTCACTGTGGTTGACCGGGGCGAGGGGGCGCTTGCCTTCGACGTTTCCCCCGAATCGCTCCGTGCTGCCGGCTTTGCCGGGCTCTCAGCCGGGAAAGAAGTGAACCTGGAACGGGCGCTCAGGCTCGACCAGCGGCTCGGGGGGCACCTGGTTTCCGGTCACGTGGATTGCGTGGCAACCGTAGCCGAACGGCGCGAGGTTTCGGGCAATATCGTCTTTGTCTTCCATCTCCCGCCTGCCTACGGCCGCTACCTGGTGGCCAAGGGCTCGGTGGCCATCGACGGCGTCAGCCTGACGGTGAACGAGGTTACTGCCGACGGGTTTTCCGTGAACGTCATCCCCCACACTGGCAGTGCAACCACGCTGCAGCGGCTGAAACCGGGCGACGAGGTGAACATCGAGGTCGACATCCTGGCCAAGTATGTGGAGCGTCTGCTGGGGGGGAAGGATACCGGTCGCAGCGGCGGTCTCTCCCTTGAGGCGCTTGCACAAGCGGGTTTTTTGTGA
- a CDS encoding antitoxin, with amino-acid sequence MPNTRLNITLPTPIVDDIKALYGQRGLSQFLEEAAREKLAEVKKKAYKGLIEGYRATAEETVEMLKRLESAVTEERDV; translated from the coding sequence ATGCCGAATACGCGATTGAACATAACCCTGCCCACGCCGATCGTCGACGACATCAAGGCGCTTTACGGACAACGCGGTTTGAGCCAGTTTCTGGAAGAGGCGGCCAGGGAAAAGCTTGCCGAGGTGAAGAAGAAGGCCTACAAGGGGCTGATAGAAGGATACCGGGCCACTGCCGAGGAGACCGTCGAGATGTTGAAGCGGCTGGAATCGGCGGTTACGGAGGAGCGGGATGTTTAA
- a CDS encoding hydrogenase — MAAGWQITDYLFAGMVASVVLFGISGLPGLFIKKPGWGQLIATGICVIAALLGTGTAVLTVVTGSSTAGYLLDWHLPFGPCEFSADPLSALFLIPLFLASGCCAVYAVAYWPAGEHPGSEKKLTFFFGLLSAAMALVVLARNGVVLLIAWEIMALSAFFLLTTDQRDPDVQRAGMVYLIATHIGTMALFILFAMLRGTTASFAFPVPHSLSPDPGLATVILVTALIGFGAKAGIMPLHIWLPSAHANAPSHVSAMMSGVMLKIGVYGIIRTVSFFSLPPAWLGWLILCLGGISALSGIALASAQRDIKRLLACSSIENIGIIFIGLGMALIGIQTNTPLLAAFGLTGCFIHILNHALFKPLLFLGAGAIIHTTGTREIDRMGGLSRRLPRTAPLFLAGSLAICGLPPLNGFIGELFLYLGAFNDAISSPLPALALVAPLLALVGGIAVITFIKLFGTIFLGSPRSPEAAHAHEPPLAMLAPMSLFALFCLVAGVCGQLLLRLVTPAVASYAQLPTAIIDQMESSVPLASFTLLNLSLLLLILAIGVFYTRQTVKLPRATAATWGCGYLAPTARMQYTGTSFAEMASNLFAPFVTVSRSGPSLSGPLPAAARFCYATTESILDRVLIPVFQAIGLAFSYLRRMQHGQMHLYMLYIFATLFVLMMWRH, encoded by the coding sequence ATGGCAGCTGGCTGGCAGATAACTGATTACCTTTTCGCCGGGATGGTCGCTTCCGTCGTCCTCTTCGGAATATCGGGGCTTCCCGGCCTGTTCATCAAGAAACCGGGATGGGGACAGCTGATCGCAACCGGCATCTGCGTCATTGCCGCCCTGCTGGGTACGGGCACTGCTGTGCTGACCGTCGTGACCGGCAGCTCGACCGCCGGCTATCTCCTTGACTGGCACCTCCCCTTCGGACCGTGCGAATTCTCTGCAGACCCCCTCTCCGCGCTGTTTCTTATCCCCCTGTTCCTGGCTTCGGGCTGCTGTGCCGTCTATGCCGTTGCCTACTGGCCCGCCGGAGAACACCCCGGTTCGGAGAAAAAACTCACCTTCTTCTTCGGCCTGCTGTCAGCCGCCATGGCTCTGGTCGTCCTTGCGCGCAACGGGGTTGTCCTGCTCATCGCATGGGAGATCATGGCGCTCTCGGCGTTTTTCCTCCTGACCACCGACCAGCGCGACCCGGATGTCCAGCGGGCGGGCATGGTCTACCTGATCGCCACCCATATCGGCACCATGGCGCTGTTCATCCTGTTTGCCATGCTGCGCGGCACAACTGCCTCCTTTGCCTTCCCCGTTCCCCACTCACTTTCGCCCGACCCGGGCTTGGCCACGGTCATCCTGGTAACGGCACTGATCGGATTCGGCGCCAAGGCCGGCATCATGCCGCTCCATATCTGGCTCCCCTCTGCCCACGCCAATGCCCCGAGCCACGTCTCGGCCATGATGTCGGGGGTCATGCTGAAGATCGGGGTCTACGGCATCATCCGGACCGTATCCTTTTTCTCCCTGCCGCCGGCCTGGCTCGGCTGGCTTATCCTCTGCCTGGGAGGGATATCCGCCCTGTCCGGCATTGCGCTGGCATCCGCGCAGCGTGACATCAAGCGGCTTCTGGCCTGCAGCAGCATAGAAAACATCGGCATCATCTTCATCGGCCTCGGCATGGCGCTGATCGGCATCCAGACCAATACCCCCCTGCTCGCGGCGTTCGGCCTGACCGGCTGCTTCATCCATATCCTCAACCACGCCCTGTTCAAGCCGCTCCTCTTTCTCGGCGCAGGGGCGATCATCCATACGACGGGCACGCGGGAAATCGACCGGATGGGAGGGCTGTCCCGCCGGCTCCCGCGGACGGCACCGCTGTTTCTGGCCGGTTCGCTGGCCATCTGCGGTCTCCCCCCCTTGAACGGCTTCATCGGCGAACTGTTCCTCTACCTCGGCGCATTCAACGATGCGATCTCTTCGCCACTGCCGGCCCTGGCGCTGGTTGCACCCCTTCTGGCGCTTGTCGGCGGGATTGCGGTCATCACCTTCATCAAGCTGTTCGGCACCATCTTCCTCGGTTCCCCCCGGTCCCCGGAAGCTGCCCATGCCCACGAGCCCCCCCTTGCCATGCTCGCACCCATGTCGCTGTTCGCCCTCTTCTGCCTGGTTGCAGGGGTCTGCGGCCAACTGCTCCTCAGGCTGGTCACGCCGGCAGTGGCTTCATATGCGCAGCTCCCGACGGCAATTATCGACCAGATGGAGAGCAGCGTGCCGCTGGCCTCGTTCACCCTGCTCAATCTCTCGCTGCTCCTGCTCATCCTGGCGATCGGGGTCTTCTACACGCGGCAGACCGTCAAGCTCCCCCGCGCAACCGCCGCCACCTGGGGATGCGGCTACCTGGCCCCGACGGCGCGCATGCAATACACCGGGACATCCTTTGCCGAGATGGCCTCGAACCTGTTCGCCCCCTTTGTCACGGTCAGCCGCAGCGGCCCGTCCCTTTCGGGACCGCTTCCCGCAGCGGCCCGTTTCTGCTATGCAACAACGGAAAGCATCCTCGACCGGGTGCTTATTCCGGTTTTCCAGGCCATCGGCCTGGCATTTTCCTATCTGCGCAGGATGCAGCATGGCCAGATGCATCTCTATATGCTCTACATCTTTGCCACGCTGTTCGTCCTGATGATGTGGCGACACTGA
- a CDS encoding helix-turn-helix domain-containing protein produces the protein MHLKTADVAKALNVDEKTVMRWIRKDRLPAEMVSGDYQINRVDLLEWATEHGLKVDPSIYRLLDEENVALPLLSEAIEAGGIHCNVAGSDVQTVLQNVVDLLKLPPELDPEFILQVLLAREAMGTTAIGDGIAIPHVRNPLLLQLPVPQISLCFLAQPVDFGAIDGKPVQILFTITSPTVRTHLHLLSKLAYALRDGRLRQALKEPCRIDAIMAAVREIEHDIGKGAS, from the coding sequence ATGCATCTCAAGACAGCAGACGTGGCCAAGGCGCTGAACGTCGACGAAAAGACCGTTATGCGCTGGATCAGGAAGGACCGTCTTCCTGCGGAGATGGTCAGCGGCGATTATCAGATCAATCGCGTCGACCTCCTCGAATGGGCTACGGAGCACGGGCTGAAGGTCGATCCCTCGATCTACCGTTTGCTGGATGAAGAGAACGTTGCATTGCCGCTGCTCAGCGAGGCGATCGAAGCGGGGGGGATCCACTGCAATGTTGCCGGTAGTGATGTGCAGACGGTCCTGCAGAACGTGGTCGACCTCTTGAAACTGCCGCCGGAGCTCGATCCCGAATTCATCCTGCAGGTGCTGCTCGCCCGCGAGGCCATGGGGACCACCGCAATCGGCGACGGCATCGCCATCCCCCACGTCCGCAACCCCCTCCTGCTGCAACTGCCGGTGCCGCAGATCAGCCTCTGCTTCCTGGCCCAGCCGGTCGACTTCGGCGCCATCGACGGCAAGCCGGTGCAGATCCTCTTCACCATCACCAGCCCGACCGTGAGGACGCATCTTCACCTGCTTTCCAAGCTCGCCTATGCCCTGCGGGACGGACGTCTGCGCCAGGCGCTCAAGGAACCCTGCCGTATCGATGCGATCATGGCCGCGGTAAGGGAGATCGAGCACGACATCGGGAAAGGTGCTTCATGA
- a CDS encoding type II toxin-antitoxin system PemK/MazF family toxin, giving the protein MFKRGGIYSVNLAHDEERGKETCPCLVVSNNISNEFSPVITIIPLTFSCLEKIYEFETLLPAANSGLGRDAKISSHIIITIDKTKVVGDRLGFLTKTLLKKVDKTLRFQLDL; this is encoded by the coding sequence ATGTTTAAGCGGGGAGGCATCTACTCGGTGAATCTCGCCCATGACGAGGAGCGGGGCAAGGAGACCTGTCCCTGCCTGGTCGTGAGCAACAACATCAGCAACGAGTTCTCGCCGGTGATCACCATTATCCCCCTCACCTTTTCCTGCCTGGAAAAGATCTACGAATTCGAGACCCTGCTGCCGGCTGCCAACAGTGGCCTGGGGCGGGATGCGAAAATCAGTTCGCATATTATCATTACCATAGACAAGACCAAGGTCGTGGGGGACCGGCTCGGTTTCCTGACCAAGACGCTTCTGAAAAAGGTGGACAAGACGCTGCGGTTTCAGCTCGATCTCTGA
- a CDS encoding hydrogenase: MTDTIIHFSLILLMPPLLLGIIGKTKAAFAGRVGAPFLQPYYDLVKLLQKGSVFSETTTWIFRAGPVVTLAATLVAATLVPLGNHSAPVSFTGDMILFAYLFGLSRFFTTAAALDTGSSFEGMGAAREVTFSCLVEPTLFFALISLARMSKSLTLSTMLTYTSPDIWITAGASMLLLVGALFITLLAENCRIPFDDPNTHLELTMIHEVMVLDHSGPAFGYILYGAAMKLFVLGAIFMNIALPARTGSSLGDWGVFVVGMVLLAVLIGVVESIMARLRLIRIPQLLIAATILSAFAMLLILR, translated from the coding sequence ATGACCGACACGATCATACATTTCTCCCTGATTCTGCTCATGCCCCCCCTGCTGCTCGGGATCATCGGCAAGACCAAGGCCGCCTTTGCCGGCCGGGTCGGGGCCCCCTTTCTGCAGCCCTACTACGACCTGGTGAAACTGTTGCAGAAAGGGTCGGTCTTCAGCGAAACCACGACCTGGATCTTCAGGGCCGGCCCGGTGGTCACCCTGGCGGCAACCCTGGTCGCGGCGACACTGGTGCCGCTGGGCAACCATAGCGCGCCGGTATCCTTTACCGGCGACATGATCCTCTTCGCCTACCTGTTCGGCCTCTCCCGCTTCTTTACCACTGCCGCGGCGCTTGACACCGGCTCCAGCTTCGAGGGGATGGGGGCGGCCCGGGAGGTGACCTTCTCCTGCCTGGTCGAACCGACCCTCTTCTTCGCCCTGATCAGCCTGGCCCGCATGAGCAAATCCCTGACCCTTTCGACCATGCTGACCTATACATCCCCTGACATCTGGATCACTGCCGGCGCCTCCATGCTCCTGTTGGTCGGCGCCCTGTTCATCACCCTATTGGCTGAGAACTGCCGCATCCCGTTCGACGATCCCAACACCCACCTGGAACTGACCATGATCCACGAGGTGATGGTGCTGGATCACAGCGGCCCCGCATTCGGCTATATCCTCTACGGCGCAGCCATGAAACTCTTCGTGCTCGGCGCCATATTCATGAATATCGCCCTCCCCGCCAGGACCGGTTCGTCGCTCGGCGACTGGGGCGTTTTCGTCGTCGGGATGGTGCTCCTGGCCGTGCTGATCGGCGTGGTCGAATCGATCATGGCCCGGTTGCGCCTGATCCGCATCCCCCAGCTCCTGATCGCCGCGACCATCCTCTCGGCCTTTGCCATGCTTCTGATCCTGAGGTGA
- a CDS encoding HDIG domain-containing protein, with protein sequence MDTLALLARYFPNPDAFRIVVEHSRMVAAKAVGVALALDCPVDVQFVEEAALLHDIGICRIDAPRICCFGADPYITHGIHGRAILEAEGLPRHALVCERHIGVGLTVEDIAAQRLPLPLRTMAPTTVEEEIICFADLFYSKKTGALTREKDIEAVRTGLQNFGEHKLRIFDGWLDRFAPFSP encoded by the coding sequence ATGGACACCCTTGCCCTCCTGGCACGCTACTTTCCCAATCCGGATGCCTTCCGGATCGTTGTCGAGCACAGCCGCATGGTGGCAGCAAAGGCGGTCGGCGTTGCCCTTGCGCTCGACTGCCCGGTTGACGTGCAGTTCGTGGAGGAAGCCGCCCTGCTCCACGATATCGGCATCTGCCGCATCGACGCGCCAAGGATCTGCTGCTTCGGCGCCGATCCCTACATCACCCACGGCATCCACGGCCGCGCCATCCTCGAAGCCGAAGGGCTGCCGCGCCATGCCCTGGTCTGCGAGCGGCACATCGGCGTCGGCCTCACCGTCGAAGACATCGCGGCCCAGCGCCTCCCCCTGCCGCTGCGAACCATGGCCCCCACCACGGTGGAGGAGGAAATCATCTGCTTCGCAGACCTCTTCTACTCCAAAAAGACCGGTGCCCTTACCAGGGAAAAGGACATAGAAGCCGTCCGCACCGGACTGCAGAACTTCGGCGAACACAAGCTCAGGATATTCGACGGCTGGCTCGACCGCTTCGCCCCTTTCTCCCCCTGA
- a CDS encoding iron-sulfur cluster-binding oxidoreductase, which yields MGNLGCGCPGSMARVIERNETQAPAAGRQPSELRQWPVQLHLVPPTAPYFKNADILIAADCVAFAVGSFHGELLKGKALAIACPKLDETEAYTAKLATIFSENDVKSITVAIMEVPCCRGLDILVRQALAQSGKDIPLETVTIGINGERR from the coding sequence ATGGGAAATCTTGGATGTGGCTGCCCCGGCAGCATGGCACGAGTCATCGAACGAAACGAAACACAGGCACCGGCAGCCGGCCGGCAGCCATCGGAACTGCGGCAGTGGCCGGTACAGCTTCACCTGGTGCCGCCGACAGCCCCCTACTTCAAAAACGCCGACATCCTGATCGCAGCCGACTGTGTGGCCTTTGCCGTCGGGAGCTTTCACGGGGAGCTGTTGAAAGGGAAGGCGCTGGCAATCGCCTGCCCGAAGCTCGATGAAACCGAAGCCTACACGGCCAAGCTCGCTACCATCTTCAGCGAAAACGACGTCAAAAGCATCACGGTCGCCATCATGGAAGTCCCCTGTTGCCGCGGACTGGACATCCTGGTCAGGCAGGCGCTAGCCCAATCGGGGAAGGATATCCCCCTGGAGACGGTAACCATCGGCATTAACGGCGAACGGAGGTAA
- a CDS encoding hydrogenase yields MTAGFPDMLPAPLLVGAALLAALSGAPLLVRSFPVAFGQRLAALLMSVAALAGLAGAAITLIFRVTATYELAWSLPFGAMTFAVDPLSALFTIPVLLVSLCCGIYSLGYWPAREHPRTVRKLTFFLGLLVSAMLWVVLARTAILFLFVWEIMALAAYFVLTTDDADAAVRDAGALYLICTHVGTLGLFALFSLLKAETGSFAFPAVASVSAASPYAVAIFLLALFAFGFKAGIMPFHVWLPSAHANAPSHVSAIMSGVILKIGIYGMVRTFSFFTGIPQWWGITVLVLGIVSAIGGVVFALGQHDIKRLLAYHSIENIGIIAMGIGIALLGITNGSALLVLLGMGGALLHVINHATFKALLFLGAGSVIHAVGTREIDLMGGLLKRMPRTALFFMIGAVAICGLPPLNGFVSELLIYLGFFNGAMNGAGAGVAAAALAAPALALVGGLAVACFVKVFGVVFLGVPRSEACDHAHEPGRSMLLPMAVLAVVCGVIGFAPVLVAPLLDAAVACWQPGLVVSGSSLLSAAPLAWISILAAVLVCLAALLYRLRMRNTAATTSVTWGCGYLAPTARMEYTASSFAEMLVSLFAGILRPDTHLPWIASAFPRTSHFASHVPETVLERIYLPLLAWANEKMAPIRKLQHGQLHLYILYTLLTLIALMIVPA; encoded by the coding sequence ATGACGGCCGGTTTCCCGGACATGCTTCCTGCCCCGCTGCTGGTCGGCGCTGCACTCCTGGCTGCGCTTTCCGGCGCGCCGCTGCTCGTCCGGTCGTTTCCCGTCGCCTTTGGCCAGCGGCTGGCTGCCCTGCTCATGTCCGTTGCCGCGTTGGCCGGCCTGGCCGGAGCCGCCATCACCCTCATCTTCAGAGTCACCGCGACCTATGAGCTTGCCTGGTCGCTCCCGTTCGGCGCCATGACCTTTGCCGTCGACCCGCTTTCCGCACTCTTCACCATCCCCGTCCTTCTCGTTTCGCTCTGCTGCGGCATCTACTCGCTCGGCTACTGGCCGGCCCGCGAGCATCCGCGCACGGTCCGCAAGCTGACCTTTTTCCTCGGCCTGCTCGTGTCGGCCATGCTCTGGGTGGTTCTGGCCCGGACCGCGATCCTCTTTCTCTTTGTCTGGGAAATCATGGCGCTGGCAGCCTATTTCGTCCTGACCACCGACGATGCCGATGCCGCCGTGCGGGATGCAGGGGCGCTCTACCTGATCTGCACCCATGTCGGTACCCTTGGCCTGTTCGCCCTCTTTTCCCTGCTCAAGGCCGAGACGGGCAGTTTCGCCTTCCCTGCCGTTGCATCGGTCAGTGCCGCCTCTCCTTACGCCGTGGCGATCTTTCTCCTGGCCCTGTTCGCCTTCGGTTTCAAGGCCGGCATCATGCCGTTCCACGTCTGGCTCCCCTCTGCCCATGCCAACGCCCCGAGCCACGTCTCGGCCATCATGTCGGGCGTTATCCTCAAGATCGGCATCTACGGCATGGTCAGGACCTTTTCGTTCTTTACCGGCATCCCGCAGTGGTGGGGGATCACGGTTCTCGTCCTCGGCATCGTCTCTGCCATCGGCGGCGTCGTCTTTGCCCTGGGACAGCACGACATCAAGCGTCTGCTCGCCTACCACAGCATCGAAAACATCGGCATCATCGCCATGGGGATCGGCATCGCCCTTCTGGGCATTACCAATGGGTCGGCGCTGCTGGTGCTCTTGGGCATGGGTGGCGCCCTGCTGCACGTCATCAACCATGCCACCTTCAAGGCGCTCCTCTTCCTCGGCGCCGGCTCGGTGATCCATGCCGTAGGTACCCGGGAGATCGACCTGATGGGGGGGCTCTTGAAGCGGATGCCCCGGACGGCCCTCTTCTTCATGATCGGTGCCGTGGCGATCTGCGGGCTGCCACCTCTGAACGGTTTTGTCAGCGAGCTGCTGATCTATCTGGGATTTTTCAACGGCGCCATGAACGGTGCGGGTGCCGGCGTTGCGGCCGCTGCCCTGGCGGCACCAGCCCTGGCGCTGGTCGGGGGGCTGGCTGTGGCCTGCTTCGTCAAGGTATTCGGCGTGGTCTTCCTCGGGGTTCCCCGCTCCGAGGCATGCGATCATGCGCATGAGCCGGGGAGAAGCATGCTCCTCCCCATGGCGGTGCTGGCCGTTGTCTGCGGGGTGATCGGTTTTGCCCCCGTTCTGGTCGCACCGCTCCTGGATGCCGCTGTTGCCTGCTGGCAGCCGGGGCTCGTTGTCAGCGGTTCCAGTCTGCTGTCCGCGGCACCGCTGGCGTGGATATCCATCCTGGCGGCGGTATTGGTCTGCCTGGCGGCCCTTTTGTATCGGCTGCGGATGCGCAACACCGCCGCAACGACATCCGTCACCTGGGGATGCGGCTACCTGGCACCGACGGCACGGATGGAGTACACTGCCTCATCGTTCGCGGAGATGCTGGTTTCCCTCTTTGCCGGGATTCTCCGCCCGGATACCCATCTCCCTTGGATCGCCTCTGCCTTCCCCCGGACCAGCCATTTTGCCAGCCATGTTCCGGAAACGGTTCTCGAGCGGATCTATCTGCCGCTGCTCGCCTGGGCGAACGAGAAGATGGCGCCCATCAGAAAGCTGCAGCATGGCCAGCTCCATCTCTACATCCTCTATACCCTGCTGACCCTGATCGCCCTCATGATAGTCCCCGCATAA
- a CDS encoding cation-binding protein: MKRDITQNLVAEHRLILRMLDILERNAMLTRSGNYRTYRFYLDGVDFIRNFADRFHHAKEEDVLFRALVENGMPRENSPVAAMLMEHDHGRAFVRKMEEATLAALRGDQNRDEEIASFALAYVSLLREHISKEDQILYPLAERVIPEEMRDDIIREYDAAESRVPAGYGEHYAEVIARYAAEPLEQAA, translated from the coding sequence ATGAAAAGGGATATCACACAGAACCTGGTGGCGGAGCATCGACTGATCCTGCGCATGCTCGACATCCTGGAGCGAAACGCCATGTTGACCCGTAGCGGGAACTACCGCACCTATCGCTTCTACCTGGACGGCGTCGATTTCATCCGCAACTTTGCCGACCGGTTCCATCATGCCAAGGAAGAGGACGTCCTGTTCCGGGCCCTGGTGGAAAACGGCATGCCCAGGGAAAACAGCCCGGTGGCGGCCATGCTGATGGAACACGACCATGGCCGGGCCTTTGTCCGCAAGATGGAAGAGGCCACGCTGGCTGCGCTGCGGGGTGATCAGAACCGGGATGAGGAGATAGCCTCCTTTGCCCTTGCGTACGTGTCGCTTTTGCGGGAGCATATATCCAAGGAGGACCAGATCCTCTATCCGCTGGCCGAGCGGGTCATCCCGGAAGAGATGCGGGACGACATCATCCGGGAATACGATGCTGCCGAGTCGCGGGTCCCGGCCGGCTATGGCGAACACTACGCAGAGGTGATCGCCCGTTACGCTGCCGAACCGCTGGAGCAGGCTGCCTAG
- the ribD gene encoding bifunctional diaminohydroxyphosphoribosylaminopyrimidine deaminase/5-amino-6-(5-phosphoribosylamino)uracil reductase RibD has product MVSEQQHERFMRQALVLARKGVGRTSPNPAVGCVVVHDGVVVGTGWHRKAGTPHAEVHALLEAGEQALGSDVYVTLEPCSHFGRTPPCADALVAARVGRVFVGMVDPNPQVSGSGIARLREAGIPVVTGLLEDACQEINRPFIKQVTTGLPYVTLKSAMTLDGKTATASGDSRWVTGEPARRHVHRLRAISDAIMVGVGTAIADDPQLTSRIPGGRDPLRVVVDSRLRLPLTSRLLGLQSQAATLLATVSKDAEKIARLRDRGAEVLVCAEREGRVDLHDLLARLGGRGIQSILLEGGAELAGAMLRQQQIDRCLFFYAPKLVGGEGFGLFCGAGVGRMADAVPLQRIGIRRIGTDILVEGEPDYSCLPD; this is encoded by the coding sequence ATGGTGTCGGAACAGCAACACGAACGGTTCATGCGGCAGGCGTTGGTTCTGGCCCGCAAGGGGGTAGGGAGGACTTCGCCCAATCCGGCGGTCGGCTGCGTCGTGGTGCACGATGGCGTGGTGGTCGGAACCGGCTGGCACCGCAAGGCAGGCACCCCCCATGCTGAGGTCCATGCCCTGCTTGAAGCCGGCGAACAGGCGCTGGGGAGCGATGTCTATGTCACCCTGGAGCCGTGCAGCCATTTCGGCCGGACTCCCCCCTGTGCCGATGCCCTGGTGGCGGCTCGGGTCGGCCGGGTCTTCGTCGGTATGGTCGACCCCAATCCGCAGGTCTCCGGCAGCGGCATCGCCCGCCTGCGGGAAGCCGGTATCCCGGTTGTCACCGGGCTGCTGGAGGATGCCTGCCAAGAGATCAACCGGCCGTTCATCAAGCAGGTGACCACCGGCCTCCCCTATGTGACCCTGAAGAGCGCCATGACCCTGGATGGCAAGACTGCCACTGCCAGCGGCGATTCGCGCTGGGTGACCGGTGAGCCGGCCCGGCGCCATGTGCATCGCCTGCGCGCGATCTCCGATGCGATCATGGTGGGGGTGGGTACCGCGATTGCCGACGATCCGCAGCTCACCAGCAGGATCCCCGGTGGCCGCGACCCGCTCCGGGTGGTCGTTGACAGCCGACTCCGTCTGCCGTTGACCTCGCGCTTGCTGGGCCTTCAGTCGCAAGCCGCCACCCTGCTGGCGACCGTGTCGAAGGATGCGGAAAAGATAGCCCGGCTCCGGGACCGGGGCGCCGAGGTGCTGGTCTGCGCCGAACGGGAAGGCCGGGTCGATCTGCACGACCTGCTCGCACGTCTCGGTGGCCGCGGCATCCAGTCGATCCTTCTGGAAGGCGGGGCCGAACTGGCCGGCGCCATGCTTCGCCAGCAGCAGATCGACCGTTGCCTGTTCTTTTATGCGCCCAAGCTGGTGGGGGGGGAAGGGTTTGGCCTGTTCTGCGGCGCCGGGGTCGGGAGGATGGCCGATGCCGTCCCCCTGCAGCGGATCGGCATCCGGCGCATCGGCACGGATATTCTCGTCGAGGGAGAACCAGATTATTCATGTTTACCGGACTGA